From one Geoalkalibacter halelectricus genomic stretch:
- a CDS encoding peroxiredoxin family protein — MEGHQRNLYLYDRFNARVAGVSRDQVATLEHWAKDLGLEFPIFSNPIGHLGIWFGALQAGYPMFNRTTVIIDKWGVIRYMQPGNPNYREILTVLKQLHEEEGRR; from the coding sequence ATGGAGGGTCATCAGAGAAATCTCTATCTCTATGACCGCTTCAACGCCCGCGTGGCGGGTGTCAGTCGAGATCAGGTCGCGACCCTGGAGCACTGGGCCAAGGATTTGGGCCTGGAGTTTCCGATTTTTTCCAACCCCATCGGGCACCTAGGCATTTGGTTCGGCGCCCTGCAGGCCGGCTATCCCATGTTCAACCGCACCACGGTGATCATCGACAAGTGGGGAGTGATTCGCTACATGCAGCCCGGAAATCCCAACTATCGTGAGATTCTCACCGTGCTCAAGCAACTGCATGAAGAGGAGGGACGGCGATGA
- a CDS encoding PqiC family protein, whose product MTTPIPIPGRRALLLLGALVLGGCLVMGEGRVEQTRYFTLAPTQDENLVPLAEHQPDWLPGVGPVRLAAYLDRPQLLTRRDAFELEVIEAALWAEPLQENLARTLAANLAALTASPRVPVFPWRATAQPTHQISVTILRFDSGPEPLARLQAQWAIQTQKGGPPLVSRQSHLSAPMLGEDAAAAVAALSATLGALSLEIAEALGALAAENKR is encoded by the coding sequence ATGACCACCCCGATTCCCATTCCCGGCCGCCGCGCGCTGCTGCTGCTCGGCGCGCTCGTTCTCGGCGGCTGCCTGGTTATGGGCGAGGGGCGGGTGGAGCAGACCCGCTACTTCACCCTCGCCCCGACCCAGGACGAAAACCTTGTGCCCCTGGCCGAACACCAACCGGATTGGCTGCCGGGTGTCGGTCCGGTGCGCCTGGCCGCCTACCTGGATCGCCCCCAACTGCTCACCCGCCGCGACGCTTTTGAACTGGAGGTGATCGAGGCGGCCCTCTGGGCCGAGCCCTTGCAGGAAAACCTCGCCCGGACCCTGGCCGCCAACCTTGCCGCGCTCACCGCCAGCCCGCGAGTGCCGGTGTTTCCCTGGCGCGCCACGGCGCAACCCACCCACCAGATCAGCGTCACGATCCTGCGCTTCGACAGCGGCCCCGAACCGCTGGCACGTCTGCAAGCCCAGTGGGCCATTCAAACGCAAAAAGGCGGCCCACCTCTGGTGAGCCGCCAATCGCATCTCAGCGCGCCGATGCTCGGCGAAGACGCCGCCGCGGCCGTCGCCGCCTTGAGCGCAACCCTTGGCGCCCTGAGCCTGGAGATCGCCGAGGCCCTGGGGGCCCTGGCCGCCGAAAACAAAAGGTAA
- a CDS encoding 4Fe-4S binding protein has protein sequence MKSDEQISKPQGVNKVQTTRRIPPMLPRYLVQAAFLLFYLWLAVRFARWTGLLKAGELPDFARPAAVDGFLPISGLMGLRHWFETGTLFPVHPAAALILFAALLTALLFKRGFCAWICPVFPLSEGLWRLGEKLCGRTFAPPFWIDLVLRGLKYLLLGFFAYQILWVMPLPGLRAFLASPYHKVADIRMLEFFQQPSATTLAVIGLLALGCFFVQMAWCRYLCPYGALLGLVSLLSLGKMTRDERLCIRCGACSSRCPAWLPVMHKRRVRSAECYACYRCVHGCPVPGAVEMTLAARLRLPAAVFAVLLVGLFVGVSVWGRLTGNWQGQVSPQEVLFLLRAGG, from the coding sequence GTGAAATCGGACGAGCAAATCAGCAAACCGCAAGGAGTGAACAAAGTCCAGACCACGCGCCGCATACCGCCCATGCTGCCGCGCTATCTCGTGCAGGCCGCATTTCTGCTGTTCTACCTCTGGCTCGCGGTGCGCTTTGCGCGGTGGACAGGGCTGCTCAAGGCGGGCGAGCTGCCCGACTTCGCGCGTCCGGCGGCGGTCGACGGCTTTTTGCCCATCAGCGGCCTGATGGGCCTGCGCCACTGGTTCGAAACCGGCACCCTGTTTCCCGTGCACCCCGCCGCGGCGCTGATTCTGTTCGCCGCCCTGCTCACCGCCCTGTTGTTCAAGCGCGGTTTCTGCGCCTGGATCTGCCCGGTGTTTCCCCTCTCCGAGGGGTTGTGGCGCTTGGGGGAGAAGCTGTGCGGACGCACCTTCGCCCCACCCTTCTGGATCGATCTGGTGCTGCGCGGCCTGAAGTATTTGCTGCTGGGTTTTTTCGCCTATCAGATCCTCTGGGTCATGCCTCTGCCGGGATTGCGCGCCTTTCTCGCCTCGCCCTATCATAAGGTCGCCGATATCCGCATGCTGGAATTTTTCCAGCAGCCCTCCGCGACGACCCTGGCCGTCATTGGCCTGCTCGCCCTTGGCTGTTTTTTCGTGCAGATGGCCTGGTGCCGCTATCTGTGCCCCTATGGAGCGCTGCTCGGCCTGGTGTCGTTGTTGTCCCTGGGCAAGATGACCCGCGACGAACGCCTGTGCATTCGCTGCGGCGCCTGCAGCTCCCGCTGTCCGGCCTGGCTGCCGGTGATGCACAAGCGCCGGGTGCGCTCGGCGGAGTGCTATGCCTGCTATCGCTGCGTGCACGGCTGCCCGGTCCCCGGCGCGGTGGAAATGACTTTGGCCGCGCGCCTGCGCCTGCCCGCTGCGGTGTTCGCGGTCCTGCTGGTGGGGCTTTTTGTCGGCGTATCGGTTTGGGGCCGCCTGACAGGCAATTGGCAGGGCCAGGTCAGCCCCCAGGAGGTGCTGTTCCTGCTGCGCGCCGGCGGCTAA
- a CDS encoding thioredoxin domain-containing protein: MENIIQRPREAAWAWALLTALFACLLLAPPAGAAQQRADMAKRVGDRAPIFQVVTSERRLMDYDKDYYGRHHLVMTFVPAAFTPV; encoded by the coding sequence ATGGAGAACATCATCCAAAGGCCACGGGAGGCGGCATGGGCCTGGGCGCTCCTGACGGCTCTTTTCGCCTGTCTGTTGCTCGCCCCGCCCGCCGGCGCGGCCCAGCAGCGCGCCGACATGGCCAAGCGGGTCGGCGACCGGGCGCCCATCTTTCAGGTGGTGACGTCCGAGCGTCGGCTGATGGACTACGACAAGGACTACTACGGGCGCCATCATCTGGTGATGACTTTCGTCCCGGCGGCCTTCACCCCTGTCTGA